The Caulobacter sp. FWC26 genome contains a region encoding:
- a CDS encoding alginate lyase family protein has protein sequence MVRCSMAMAASCLALLVAAPVTAAPVCRAEQGYAADFDGRRTFRWKPRALRAAKARLADPELAPAYKALLARADKALAGPVYSVVDKSRTPPSGDKRDYISMGPYWWPDPAQPNGEPYIRKDGEVNPERNTNAFDANRMETMAGAVEALALAYYFTGDTRYATKAAQLLRAWFLDPATRMNPAMTYAQGVPGRTLGRAEGVLDTYRLLRVIEAVGVLAPSDALTASEQAGLEAWFGAYADWMQTAPTGKEERAARNNHGLWYDYQLATFALFARRPDLAREVLASVGSNRIDPEIAPDGRMPEELSRTKALHYSYFALEPLIGMAELGPCVGVDLWGYRGPQGQGIRAALTYLAQFVGDAAAFPYRDLKPEDATREALPLYDLAAAAYGDAGLAAKAESIAGQSPAAQSRLTIAPFRN, from the coding sequence ATGGTCCGGTGTTCGATGGCGATGGCGGCGAGCTGCCTCGCTCTTCTGGTGGCGGCGCCGGTAACCGCCGCGCCGGTGTGCCGGGCTGAGCAGGGCTACGCCGCCGACTTCGACGGGCGCCGCACCTTCCGCTGGAAGCCTAGGGCGTTGCGCGCCGCCAAGGCCCGACTCGCCGATCCGGAACTTGCGCCGGCTTACAAGGCTCTGCTCGCCCGCGCTGACAAGGCTCTGGCCGGCCCCGTCTATAGTGTGGTCGACAAGAGCCGCACACCGCCCAGCGGCGATAAGCGCGACTACATCTCGATGGGGCCGTACTGGTGGCCCGACCCGGCCCAGCCCAACGGCGAGCCCTATATCCGCAAGGACGGCGAAGTGAATCCCGAGCGGAACACCAACGCCTTCGACGCCAATCGCATGGAGACCATGGCCGGCGCCGTCGAGGCTTTGGCCCTGGCCTACTATTTCACTGGCGACACCCGCTACGCGACCAAGGCGGCTCAGCTGTTGCGGGCCTGGTTTCTCGATCCGGCCACGCGGATGAACCCGGCCATGACCTATGCGCAAGGCGTGCCGGGCCGCACCCTCGGGCGCGCCGAGGGCGTGCTGGACACCTATCGCCTGTTGCGGGTGATCGAAGCGGTCGGCGTGCTGGCCCCGTCCGACGCCCTGACCGCGTCGGAGCAGGCGGGCCTTGAAGCCTGGTTCGGCGCCTATGCCGACTGGATGCAGACCGCGCCGACCGGGAAGGAAGAACGGGCGGCCAGGAACAACCATGGCCTCTGGTACGACTACCAGTTGGCGACATTTGCCCTGTTCGCACGTCGGCCAGACCTGGCCCGCGAGGTGCTCGCCAGCGTGGGCTCCAACCGCATCGATCCGGAGATCGCGCCCGACGGCAGGATGCCCGAGGAGCTGTCGCGCACCAAGGCTCTGCACTACAGCTACTTTGCGCTGGAACCGCTGATCGGCATGGCCGAGCTCGGTCCCTGCGTCGGCGTCGATCTGTGGGGTTATCGCGGTCCGCAGGGGCAGGGGATCCGGGCGGCGCTGACGTACCTGGCCCAGTTCGTCGGCGACGCGGCGGCCTTCCCCTACAGGGACCTCAAACCGGAGGACGCCACGCGCGAAGCCCTGCCGCTCTACGACCTCGCCGCCGCAGCGTATGGGGACGCAGGCTTGGCGGCCAAGGCCGAGAGCATCGCGGGCCAGTCGCCGGCGGCTCAAAGCCGTCTGACGATCGCGCCCTTCAGGAATTGA
- a CDS encoding FadR/GntR family transcriptional regulator, producing MTTSTAETRKLYQQVANSIADAIRDGVHKPGQRLPSERDLAEDYKVSRPTVREAMIALEIRGLVEARHGSGVYVTDTPRPESPAPELDIGAFELTEARRLIEGEVAALAAATITDEELAELAAIMDDMVVENDNNVRGERADRRFHVTIAQASRNSALVTVVENLWDLRYKSPLCRAMLERARQVGVRPLIDDHQEILLALKERNPTSARNAMREHLGRVIDNLLTATEIDALERARSEVAARRTELARRSAI from the coding sequence ATGACCACTTCGACGGCGGAAACGCGTAAACTCTATCAGCAGGTCGCCAACTCGATCGCCGATGCGATCCGTGACGGCGTCCACAAGCCCGGCCAGCGGTTGCCTTCCGAGCGCGATCTGGCCGAGGACTACAAGGTCAGCCGTCCCACGGTGCGCGAGGCGATGATCGCCCTTGAGATTCGCGGGCTTGTCGAGGCCCGCCATGGCTCGGGCGTCTATGTCACCGATACCCCCCGCCCGGAGAGCCCCGCACCCGAACTGGACATCGGCGCCTTTGAGCTGACTGAAGCCCGTCGCCTGATCGAAGGCGAAGTCGCCGCCCTGGCGGCCGCCACCATCACCGACGAGGAACTGGCCGAACTGGCCGCGATCATGGACGACATGGTCGTGGAGAACGACAATAACGTGCGTGGCGAGCGGGCCGACCGCCGCTTCCACGTCACCATCGCTCAGGCCAGCCGCAACAGCGCCCTGGTCACCGTGGTCGAGAACCTTTGGGACCTGCGCTACAAGTCGCCGCTGTGCCGGGCGATGCTGGAGCGCGCGCGTCAGGTCGGCGTGCGCCCGCTGATCGACGACCACCAGGAAATCCTGCTGGCCCTGAAGGAGCGCAACCCCACCAGCGCCCGCAACGCGATGCGCGAACACCTGGGCCGGGTCATCGACAACCTGCTGACCGCCACCGAGATCGACGCCTTGGAGCGCGCCCGGAGCGAAGTGGCCGCGCGCCGCACCGAGCTGGCGCGCCGCTCGGCGATCTGA